CTGATGTGGTCATTTTTAGCACACTTAGCTGTTGCCATGAAGAGtatacattttcattcttttctccaAAGTCAACAGAATTGTTACACTGATGTCTTCTTTGGTATATTAATCACTGTTTGCCTTCACAGCTGACATCAAAGGCACAGGAAGTCAGATGTCAAACATTACAGTTATATCTATACAAGCACACTAAATATGTCTGGGAATGTTTCTGCTCACTGAGGCcagctgcatttctgctggTGACCTGCCTTAACCTCCCTGAGCTGGTGGCTTCACTCCTGTCCACTGCAAACAGTCCCAGGAACATCCAATTGGCCAAACCATGCCTGGGAATGGCTGGAGAGACACTGAGTTGGATAAGACCAAGGGCAACACTAACAGCTTAGTAGCATGTTCTAGGGCTAAGAATATTTCAGGGAATGCTAGGTTTCCTAGAACCCTTCAAACCTGTGAACCCTCATTATGGGATTCCCTAAGGAAAATGCCAGGGTGAATTTTCAACATGAGAAAAGTGTCATGAGcatcacagagcagagcaggactcCTGCTTCTCAAAATCAGGTTTCTGTCATCCATACCCATGATTaattaaggaaaggaaaaggggaaaaaaaaagaagaggagacaGACCTGCTTAGCTAGTAGGGGGTCAATAGCTTGAAAAAGTTCTGAAGATAACAAGCCTGACAAAAATTCATAGAGATACTGCTGAATGCGTCTGGTTTAGgagcttatttattttgtttgcacCTTTTTAAAAGAGCCCTCTAATTGGGATTGCTGTTATAAAATTCACATTCCATAGAAGTCAATGGTAGTTAAAGGTAAAATTTCTATGACTTTCAATAGCACTGGATTTTTCCTCATTGTTTGGATGTTAGGTCTGaaacatttaacaaaaacaacgacaaaaaaaaaaaaccacaccttGGTTTGGGTGCTTTTTGGTATTTAAAATGATAGGCTGTTTGcccataaattaaaaaaatcactcgTGAATGCATTTTAGTTTGTGCACTGACTGTCTAAGCTTCCAGAATTGATATATAATTGGATAAGATAATCGGTAAGGTTGATTTTTAGTGATTTTACAATTAAGTTAATTTACAACTTACAGAGAATGGCCTCTATTTTGTCAAGAAGCAGAGGAGTACCAGATCCCTTCTCTTTTAGAAGCACTTTATCACTGTGATGCATACAGGTAGGTAAAaactttcatctttctttttcttttctgtagtatAATGTCCTTTCGTCTGACCTAACAATATTTGTCCTTCTTTGAAAGGAGCACAACTTTgtcatttccttctgaaatacagCCAGTGGAAGATGAGCAATTCCATTTCCTTTTGGGCCATATTTTTTCCCGATGAGTTATTTGGATACAGGAACAGTAACAGAAGAGTCATCAGTCAGCTCAGGGCTCAGCCCTGGCTTTGTCAGGCCCCAGCTGGTTTCTGGAGACCTACTGGAGGATTTTCTCCAACCATGTCATGGAGAAATCTGCAAACCCATTTGTTgatagtttcttttcttctgtgctcttTCAGGAGCCAGATTGGTCCACAGAGTTCATTGCTAGATCATCAGTCAGCTCAATAGGCAATCTTCTCAAATCTATGTCTATAGGCAGAGAGCATCAGGTACTCTGTGCTTCCAGAGGTGTTTCACCTTTTCAAAGACAGATGTGCAACTCGGGCAGTCACTGTCAGGAGCTCAGTTTTTTAAGTAGGCTTACATTCATGGAATCAAAACCAGATTTTAAGTGATTGTCCTGAATCTGAATAGCTTGCTCCCCAAAGTGTACAAAACatcttcaccaaaaaaaaaaagagagagagagaaacaaaccCCAAGTCTGATTTCATATAAACATAGCCTGGGTTGATAAGTAAGGCTTACATAAATCCACTGGTCAAAGCTTTGTGGATGctggaacagggaaaaaaaaaaagtctactgtgtttctgcagcattGCATTTCAGAACTTCTCAGCACAGGTGAGCAATGAAGTCTTCTGGTTCTTGGTTGCCTTCGTATTACACAGTAGTGATAATTGTGAATTCTTTTCATTCCCCAGAAGTTTGAAAGTaattcataataaaaatgaaggggGTATATACAGATCTCCTGATGTGTGGAAGCCCTAGCAGCTCCTTTTGCAGGCTGAGTGGGTGTTGCCCCTGGAAAAAAGTTCTATAATAATTGTAAATTTTCATTATCTAGGTTGTGGATCCAAAACAAGGAATTGCGCAATGAATGTTCTTTCCCATGTAGAAGATTAGATATTGTGTCTTGGAATAAGGAGCATGAGTTCAGCAAAGACCCAGAAGAGGtaaggtttgtttttcagaatatgttgccataaagcattttgaaatgcaaCTTGAACTAGAAGGGCACCAAATTTAAATTCTGCACTACTTTGAAAAGGTTTTGAGCATCAAGGGAGAGCGGAGAACAGCAATAGACATTCTGTTTGCATATTACAAAAACACAAGACAGCTTCTTCTGTAAAGAGAGAATTTAGATGGACATCCACACTTACTGACTCCAAGTCAGTAAGTTCTGTTCTGGGTGCTGCACTATTTGTTTTTATCCAGTGACTGTATGCTGTAAAATCAGATAGTCCAAAGCATAAGGACAACATCCTCTTGTCTGTGTTAGCTTGGTCTAAGCACCACAAGGCTACGCTCTTTTAGATTCTTTTTGGTCTTGTGATTTGCTTTCCTGGTTAACTTAGTGAGTCCCTGCCACCAAGGGTAGGAAATGTTTTCACCCAGACTTCAGTGTGGCTTGCAAACTGTGGCTGGGTCACAGGTTCTGGTCCCTCTGACCAAAGAGGACGTAGGAGCCAAATCTCCTGCTTCCTACTAAGTGCTTCAAGGTAGTAAAGAAATGCAGGAAGAGATCACTGCAGCCCTGGAGTTAGCAGGATCCATGACCTACGTGAGTCAGGCATGACCAGGAAATGCTTAATGAACTGGCATTCCCTGGCGTGTTTCTGTCTTGGGTGTGTGGTTCCTAGAGGCCCAGCAGCCTCAGGTGGGAGCTGCAAGCTGAAGCAGTGCACTCAGGCAAGACAGCATCCTGCAGAAACTTTCTTGTCTGTGAAGTCAGTGGAATGGGGTGAAGTGCTTCCCACTCAAATCTTTGTCTACTTTTAGTTCTTAGCTGgacaacagcagctgaaagtTGCCCTCAGTCTGCTAAGGAAAGGTGAAAGCaggtgctgcctctgcagcattTACACACCAAGCTGCTCCACCCTGCAGCTTAATTAACACTGCTGTTCAGGTGGTAGAGCAGCTGAACATCTTTAATTTGCCAAACCATCTTGTGCAGAATGCTCTGCTGTTTGTTCAcataactgcatttttctcagTTGTAACAGTAGCAGAGACAGCGAGATGCTGGCCCTGCTTGTGTGCCTTGGCCACTccagtttctttcttcaagttttGCTGAATTCAGTGATTGGAACTAAGGTGACGCAGGACAGCATAGCATTGGTGCTGAATTGTCAGGGCAGTGTTGGGAGAGTCTTAAGGCACTGCATCCAGCATAgaagtgagaaaatattttccagagatTAAGAACTCAGTCTTTAAATGCTTGTagtagaatgaaaaaaatatatcagttatTAGGAAAGGCAAGACTTGCACTTCCTTCCatataaattagaaataacAACACTTCATTGTATTTTAGGTGTATCCATATGCAGCTGTGGATTCCAGTAAACACTATGTTAATACATGGAGCAATATAAGAGATCTGACGGGAAAGCAAGATGCCAATGGGGAGAAGGCAAAGTGTTCCAAAATGGTATCATGGGCTAGGGGGACAAAGCGAAGGAATACACTTGGAGAATACGAAGAATCCTCACACAGTATGGTAAACTCCAGCTTACTTTCAGTAAGCCCTccaaggaagagagaaataagaagcagtttaacaaagaaagaagaagataaAGACTCAGCAACTCACGTCCAGAAATTACTTTCCCTGGTAAAGCGATGGGACATGCTGAACTCCAAGAGATGTGATTCTCAGCACATAAAAATATCCGATGGTTGCGTCACAGGCAGCGTATCTCAATACAACACTCCCGAAAAGGACAGAGGTATCAAAGATTCTATTGCTTGTTCTCCTGGGAAAATAAGCTTTACAACTCAAGAAAACAATCCCATTACCCAATATGAAGCCAGGgctgaaggaaagcagctggaCCAATACGTGTTCAGACAGAGTCTGCCAGTTACTCCAAGTGCTGGAACATATACATTCAACACCATAAAAACTACTTCcacaataggaaaaaatatggagaaCATAAACAGGGAGCAAGCAGAAGGTAAATGATTACTTCGGGACCGTTTTCAAAAATGAGGGGAGTAATTAACTGAATcacttttatataaataagaTACTTTGATCGTGCTGCTGAACTTCAGAGTGATGGTCTCAgcctttttcttgttctcctgcTTGTAGGAAGTTTACCCAGTGAAGTAAGAGACAAGAGCTTGCAGATGAAACTCATCCCTATAAAAGGCAGTAAGTTGATTGCCAGCTGCTAAGCAAGGGCCTGATTATGactggtggattttttttaatcacctaTCTATGCAGAGTTTGATACTAAAAGTGTGTTTGCCAGAAAGGTGGAGCAGCTTTTTGATCCACTAGTGTTAATGGATTGTACTTTAACTGTCTCCTTGTTACTCTGCCCTTATAGCTGTGCAATGAACAGTGAAGCTGTTTTGGTGTGCCTAAGTTATCCGTCTGCATTTTTGGGATGTTTGGAGTTTATTAATGGTTGGTAATGGCACAAAAATCGGGATCCTAGTTAGATATTGGGACTGCAGTGAATAAGGAGACTTCATGTGCTTCAGTCCTCTCCTGACATCCTCAGATCCTGAGAATATTTTGAACGGTCTTTTGAATTGTCTTCGCCATTCAGATAGGTTTTGCTAACAGAATCTTTTTTTAGGTATATGTGGTATTTTATTACTACTTTTATTGGAGTTGCTGGCTCTGTACAAAGATAGCAATGGTTCAGTTACCAGAGCCTGAAAAAAACTGAAACCTTACGTGTTTTACAAGGGTTTCAGATGTAGGGTCTAACAACAGATCCATACTACTAGTGTGAATTGAGCTGAATAAAGTCCACTATAACCAGTGAGATCACTGGGCACAGACCGAGTTACAGAAACCTGTAATTTAGCACAAAGGCTGAGTTTATGTTAAACCCAGAAGTTTCCACGGCCATGTGTAGGAGTTAAAAATGTTTGATAGCCAAGATACTAAATGCAAGCTCAGGAAACCTCAGTGGAAAGTCCCAGTCCAAGACTTCTCCCATCACCCCAAAAAGGATGTGATTTACCCTGTACCACTTCCACAGTGGGCAACATTGTGCGTTTTCACAGAATTGCTGGCAAAGCAAAATGTATTAATAATGATTGTGGATGTTTTTGTTACTATAGCAGTGCAAgctggattattattttttcctataaaaaaaCCTCTTTCATATCCCTTGAAAGAATCCCGGACTAAATTATGCTTGGGTTTTGTTAAGCAGTGCGTAATGGttactttttctgaattttccctGCGAAAGAGGGAAGTAGAGAAGACCTGTAATGTTATACTTTAGATTGTAAATTATTTGATGTAAAAGTTGCCATCTTCTGTCTATTGGCATTTCACTTTTCCTGGCAAAACCTCATGACAGAACGAAGACAAAAAAGGGCATAACTTTAATGAGATGACAATTTTGTGGTCACACTTACAAAAGAACAATGTGTTTATCCCAGTACTTCTGCATGGGCTGTGCTATAAAACTCAGCTTGTATTCATTCACAGAAACAATGGACAGCAAACAAACCCGTGTTCTTCTGGAAGATCACAGAAATGTAGGGCTGATTCTTAAAGTTGAACATCCTCCGGTTTTAGGCAGTGATGGCTTTCATACATACAATGAAGAGAGTGTTGTTTATAGCATTCTGCTGGATGGCACCCAGCTGGATAATTCAAACACTCAAGCACTACCCAAAGGTAAGGAAATGTAAATGGCTATAGGATGTTGCTGCAGAGTTTTTAGTATTCTCTCTGTCATGATTCGTTGCCGGGTCTGACTGTCAGATTACCTAGGGTTATCGCAGCTTAACTACTGCTAAGACTTAATTCTTcaaagcagcaggacagcagctgcCTAACCTTGCAGGTGTCTTGAATATTTCCCAGTGAAGCTCTTTAATGCATTGAATTTGTTACAGGGCTACAGAACTGGTAAGAAcctggtgggggggggaagaggaaaacCAGTAAACTCACTATCCCGGTGGTTACAGATTGTTCAAGGATATGCAAGAGTGAAGGGCAGCTTCCTAGTCTATTGCATACTTGTTTATTgatgtgaaatatatatatattatatatatatatatatatacatacacacacacacacatacatacatttttaaaaaatattgtagcAGAATAGTGCAGTGGCCCTTTCCTGGTGCTGTTGTGTCAGATCCCAGGTACTGATCCCAGATGTCTCCCGCATTGCTGGGAAAAGGGCTAGACATTAGGCTTTGGAGATGGGCAGGCACAAGAGCACTGCTGTGTCCTGTCTGGGAAGGTGATCGGGGTGCTGTGGGAAACCAGTTCCAGCTGAGACTTCTCGGAGCATGAGCATGAGCATGAGTCTTCCTGGTGGGCAGTGTGAGCCCCTGTGCTTGCCTTGTGGCCAACAGTGCCATGCACTACTTGTGCACGTGTGCGTATGTAAACCAATAACGTGTGTGTATGCATTTAAATgtagctgaaaagaaatgaaacaaagcccAAGGTGAATATCCTGAAATCTATATTCAATTTTTGTTTGGGCAAACCCTGAAGTTGAGCTCAGGTTTGAAAACTGGCTGTTAGGACTCCATTGCAGTAAAACCTTGGACAGGAAAAGCATTAAAGAAGCCAAAGGTTGGATGACTGAAAAGTTGAATGCTGTAACCACATccttttttgtgttctttgaaCTGTTTCTTGTAGATATTGTTTTTCTTCGCTTTTCTCTCTCGCGTGAGGAGATATTCTATGCCAGGAAGTGCCACTTTTTCCTGACTGATGTCATCCTGGACTCAATAAGGCAGAAGGATCCCAAGGAAATCACAGCCAAGATCATGACCCTTGTGAACAGGCTTTGGGTAGGTACAAGGTCATGGCAATTTGGATGAGCTGTGGTTTCTCAGCTTCCCCAGGCCACCGATGGGGTGGCAGGGTATAGAAACTCATGCTCTTCAAGAGAATGAGATGGAGCATTTAGCAGCTTGCCTGTTGAGAAGTTTCCACTAAGGGTAATTAATGCTCCTTATTAAGCAAGAGCCCCTGCTTGCTGGAATGACGATGTCATGCTCTGTGTTTTAGACCCAGCAGCTCACACCCAAGGAGTTTGTTGCTGACTTACTGAACACAGAGTATTTTAAAGGGGACAGAAAGATTCATGAAGAGCTACTGAAGTGGGTGGAAGTAAGTAGCATTCGCCACCAGGTGATGCTGTAGGGCTGAGAGTTTTTGTGCACGTGCGTGTATGTTGGgggtggggatttttttttttttagttactgtTGGCATTCAGCTTAAGCTGGTTCTCTCGTCCCAGCTGCTTGCAAATGAATtacatgggggggggggggggagctggggcgTCCTTTCCAGCACATTACATTAGTCAATTAATGTCTAGCcttaataaaagtttaaaactgTGCTGCTAATTTGTAAGGTTGCCCACAAAAAGTAGGTGGAAGACTTCTAGGGTGGTTAAGAAATATGCAGCAAGGAGTCAGTgatgctgctgttctgcactCAGCAGGGGATTTAATGGTGACTttgttttttgtgctttttcagtttACCTTGCCATTTGCGTGGAAGTACAGCCGCTGCCTCGATTTACTGATACAGAGAGGGCTTGCTAGATGTGTCTCATACTTTGCCTTGGAAATGTAAGTTTACAGACTGTTAATAaagttttttgaaatgttttcattgtggTGTGTGAGAGGGATAAGCATCTcatctgagctttttttttttttttgaacagtaACTTCATTTAGTTAGGAATCTTTGTCAGCTGTCAGCTTTAGGGGGCAAAGTAGCAAAGTAGCTATCTTATGTGTTACCACTTATGGGTTGTGAGTTAGGTTTATTTACcagaaaaacatgctttcaaaaaacaaaaacaaacaaaaaaaaccccaccacctactgttgctgtgtttttgtcTGCCTAGATGGCCACGCACGTTTTCCGTGACAATGTTCCACTAACTCCTGCCTGGGGATGCAGAGAAGCTCTCACTCAGGTGACTCCCTGGCACCCTGAATTAGAAAATGCTGGGACAGGAGCTGTGTAAAAGCTTGTCCCTGCCCTGTGGCTTTAGTTACTGAAAATGAGTAAGAGAACCCACTCTTTCTGCTAACACCTTTgttatcaattttttttttttttttgggggggggaataaTAACCTTAGCTCTCCAGCAGTTACTTCACGTTTCCTTTTAAGCACTTTGTGCAGACACAGCACTTTGCTATTCCTGCTCTAAAATCTCTGCAGTTTCGCAGAGCAGAGCTGACACTGTTCTCACCTAGAAGTAGAGCAGGTAAACATTACTTTCATCCATCTAACAACTCGGTAAGGAAACATTATTTCAATCTTACACCAGTATTTTGAGAGAGCATTTAGATGCCCTAGGGACAACTGCTTTTCTCAAGGCATGCctatttcctcttctgcagcccAGGTTCCCACACTGAAATCAACATACCATGCAAACAAGattcatataaagaaaataacctttatTAGACAAATCAATCAAACCCTGAAAAAACAGCATCAGGTAAAcattaaagttttgttttttttccagcaatgtAAAAACCTtttgagaaattcagaaaatttcatGTTCCTTTTGTCGCATTAGTAAATTCTTCCCCTCTTGTGACATGAGCTATTACTGTCTTGACAGCCCAAAATCTTGCATTaacttacttattttaaaatagtaactTCTAAACTCTTCCCTGTGCAACTGTTTCCCACACAATTTTGTACAAAGGTGTCAACTGTGTTCTATTTGCTGtctaaaaaaaagaacacattttaaaaaacattcagcTTATTAAACAAGTGTTTTATGTACAGTACAGGAATTTCCAGATTTGAATGAACATAGTTTATAGGCGGAGGGTAACTCACGTGGCTATGAGGGTTTACATCTGAGACTACAGCAatgcactgggggggggggggccgagcAGCTTCTCTACCCTAGCAGCAGCTACAGGTGAAACTGCAGTTGAATAAATTCCTGCTCCATAAAGGCCAAATGTGACACCGCTTCTCTCACGTCTGGGGGAGGCTGATTTACAGCACTTCATAAACCAGAAGCAAGCAGGAGCTTGGCAGTAACTGCAGCTTCCAAAAAAACGCTGATCTTCAACTTTCCTCCAAGAACTCCAAGAGAGCATCACAGCCCTGCAGTGAGCTTTGATGTTACTCGGCCTTAACAGGCAACTTTGGGACACAGGACACATTTATCCTGCAGTTACATTGTGCAACTTAAGACAATATGCGTTTAAGGTTGAGCATTACGCTAAACCTAGATACTCAGAAGCTGTTGGTCTCAGATGCCACCACCACCCAAACCTCCTGGAATAAGCAACACTGAATGGACCAAGAGTATAAGTACCTGGAGAGGGGCTAGGTCAGTGGCAAAGCAAGCGGCCGGTCCCCATCACCCCAAAACCTGGGGCACAGCCTGGCCCCTGGGACAAGGCACGCTGCAGGCTGAACTTTGTCACTCACACGTCATGTGGCTGGAATCTGACTGTGGGGGCTGAGTGGCACAAACCAGGAGGAGAGGATCTTGGAGTAGGTGAGCTGTGTCCTCCTCACCCACCTGCTAtggtccctgctctgccttggcctccccaccagcagcagggacgCCTCCACGTGCTGCCACTGGGAGACCCGGCCCCTCTCCTGAGGAACACTCCTGAGTTCACGCATGAGAACAACGGCTGAGCTGGCAGATGGTTAGCGCAGCAATCGCACAGGGAGGTCGAAGAgtcagcaagagctgggagatGGTTAAGACAGAGAGAAGCTCAGCACTGAGGCACTGGGAGAATCATGTGAAGAAACAATTTACTGTAacaatgaaattg
This genomic stretch from Cygnus olor isolate bCygOlo1 chromosome 12, bCygOlo1.pri.v2, whole genome shotgun sequence harbors:
- the KCTD19 gene encoding BTB/POZ domain-containing protein KCTD19 isoform X4, yielding MQTSKLSFFSCAEFNLLHEQALIFQLTPLVQILDNLKEEKHNLFVRPADIPVAQRTSPSYWRTRKSTSKPSEIPPKRRAFTGLHESAPLGLVDTPLLDTEEEVNYCFLPLDLVRKYPMLVNDDNLLWLLENAVLIECECSEFRFIGLSTGQRMPTHFQYFIFYFQANFLRSEKILLPDDFSDIDVLEEEVLLLGIPELIDALRIYRGGGAAGSGAGGRRGAAGRRAPLFCLALGLLSRYPDSALGQLRLGGDRRRLHVCGTGGLFQHARDWLGTCQLPLTESISEIQELCAYLDKRDSTYEPMKDALKCYLKQQMPSGSRDYNADWTAEVSVCSLHQIVKVYVGSNWYETYLQTLLKYPELLSNDKKVCWITYGQSLLIHGDGQMFRHVLNFLRLGKLFLPTEFKEWPLFCQEAEEYQIPSLLEALYHCDAYRLWIQNKELRNECSFPCRRLDIVSWNKEHEFSKDPEEVYPYAAVDSSKHYVNTWSNIRDLTGKQDANGEKAKCSKMVSWARGTKRRNTLGEYEESSHSMVNSSLLSVSPPRKREIRSSLTKKEEDKDSATHVQKLLSLVKRWDMLNSKRCDSQHIKISDGCVTGSVSQYNTPEKDRGIKDSIACSPGKISFTTQENNPITQYEARAEGKQLDQYVFRQSLPVTPSAGTYTFNTIKTTSTIGKNMENINREQAEGSLPSEVRDKSLQMKLIPIKGKTMDSKQTRVLLEDHRNVGLILKVEHPPVLGSDGFHTYNEESVVYSILLDGTQLDNSNTQALPKDIVFLRFSLSREEIFYARKCHFFLTDVILDSIRQKDPKEITAKIMTLVNRLWTQQLTPKEFVADLLNTEYFKGDRKIHEELLKWVEFTLPFAWKYSRCLDLLIQRGLARCVSYFALEM
- the KCTD19 gene encoding BTB/POZ domain-containing protein KCTD19 isoform X5: MLVNDDNLLWLLENAVLIECECSEFRFIGLSTGQRMPTHFQYFIFYFQANFLRSEKILLPDDFSDIDVLEEEVLLLGIPELIDALRIYRGGGAAGSGAGGRRGAAGRRAPLFCLALGLLSRYPDSALGQLRLGGDRRRLHVCGTGGLFQHARDWLGTCQLPLTESISEIQELCAYLDKRDSTYEPMKDALKCYLKQQMPSGSRDYNADWTAEVSVCSLHQIVKVYVGSNWYETYLQTLLKYPELLSNDKKVCWITYGQSLLIHGDGQMFRHVLNFLRLGKLFLPTEFKEWPLFCQEAEEYQIPSLLEALYHCDAYRLWIQNKELRNECSFPCRRLDIVSWNKEHEFSKDPEEVYPYAAVDSSKHYVNTWSNIRDLTGKQDANGEKAKCSKMVSWARGTKRRNTLGEYEESSHSMVNSSLLSVSPPRKREIRSSLTKKEEDKDSATHVQKLLSLVKRWDMLNSKRCDSQHIKISDGCVTGSVSQYNTPEKDRGIKDSIACSPGKISFTTQENNPITQYEARAEGKQLDQYVFRQSLPVTPSAGTYTFNTIKTTSTIGKNMENINREQAEGSLPSEVRDKSLQMKLIPIKGKTMDSKQTRVLLEDHRNVGLILKVEHPPVLGSDGFHTYNEESVVYSILLDGTQLDNSNTQALPKDIVFLRFSLSREEIFYARKCHFFLTDVILDSIRQKDPKEITAKIMTLVNRLWTQQLTPKEFVADLLNTEYFKGDRKIHEELLKWVEFTLPFAWKYSRCLDLLIQRGLARCVSYFALEM
- the KCTD19 gene encoding BTB/POZ domain-containing protein KCTD19 isoform X1 is translated as MEPESIIESAEEESINFNVGGWHFSIPKSKVTQFPESPLWKAAAVQDQSENLRLFIDHDGFIFRHLHYYMQTSKLSFFSCAEFNLLHEQALIFQLTPLVQILDNLKEEKHNLFVRPADIPVAQRTSPSYWRTRKSTSKPSEIPPKRRAFTGLHESAPLGLVDTPLLDTEEEVNYCFLPLDLVRKYPMLVNDDNLLWLLENAVLIECECSEFRFIGLSTGQRMPTHFQYFIFYFQANFLRSEKILLPDDFSDIDVLEEEVLLLGIPELIDALRIYRGGGAAGSGAGGRRGAAGRRAPLFCLALGLLSRYPDSALGQLRLGGDRRRLHVCGTGGLFQHARDWLGTCQLPLTESISEIQELCAYLDKRDSTYEPMKDALKCYLKQQMPSGSRDYNADWTAEVSVCSLHQIVKVYVGSNWYETYLQTLLKYPELLSNDKKVCWITYGQSLLIHGDGQMFRHVLNFLRLGKLFLPTEFKEWPLFCQEAEEYQIPSLLEALYHCDAYRLWIQNKELRNECSFPCRRLDIVSWNKEHEFSKDPEEVYPYAAVDSSKHYVNTWSNIRDLTGKQDANGEKAKCSKMVSWARGTKRRNTLGEYEESSHSMVNSSLLSVSPPRKREIRSSLTKKEEDKDSATHVQKLLSLVKRWDMLNSKRCDSQHIKISDGCVTGSVSQYNTPEKDRGIKDSIACSPGKISFTTQENNPITQYEARAEGKQLDQYVFRQSLPVTPSAGTYTFNTIKTTSTIGKNMENINREQAEGSLPSEVRDKSLQMKLIPIKGKTMDSKQTRVLLEDHRNVGLILKVEHPPVLGSDGFHTYNEESVVYSILLDGTQLDNSNTQALPKDIVFLRFSLSREEIFYARKCHFFLTDVILDSIRQKDPKEITAKIMTLVNRLWTQQLTPKEFVADLLNTEYFKGDRKIHEELLKWVEFTLPFAWKYSRCLDLLIQRGLARCVSYFALEM
- the KCTD19 gene encoding BTB/POZ domain-containing protein KCTD19 isoform X2, yielding MEPESIIESAEEESINFNVGGWHFSIPKSKVTQFPESPLWKAAAVQDQSENLRLFIDHDGFIFRHLHYYMQTSKLSFFSCAEFNLLHEQALIFQLTPLVQILDNLKEEKHNLFVRPADIPVAQRTSPSYWRTRKSTSKPSEIPPKRRAFTGLHESAPLGLVDTPLLDTEEEVNYCFLPLDLVRKYPMLVNDDNLLWLLENAVLIECECSEFRFIANFLRSEKILLPDDFSDIDVLEEEVLLLGIPELIDALRIYRGGGAAGSGAGGRRGAAGRRAPLFCLALGLLSRYPDSALGQLRLGGDRRRLHVCGTGGLFQHARDWLGTCQLPLTESISEIQELCAYLDKRDSTYEPMKDALKCYLKQQMPSGSRDYNADWTAEVSVCSLHQIVKVYVGSNWYETYLQTLLKYPELLSNDKKVCWITYGQSLLIHGDGQMFRHVLNFLRLGKLFLPTEFKEWPLFCQEAEEYQIPSLLEALYHCDAYRLWIQNKELRNECSFPCRRLDIVSWNKEHEFSKDPEEVYPYAAVDSSKHYVNTWSNIRDLTGKQDANGEKAKCSKMVSWARGTKRRNTLGEYEESSHSMVNSSLLSVSPPRKREIRSSLTKKEEDKDSATHVQKLLSLVKRWDMLNSKRCDSQHIKISDGCVTGSVSQYNTPEKDRGIKDSIACSPGKISFTTQENNPITQYEARAEGKQLDQYVFRQSLPVTPSAGTYTFNTIKTTSTIGKNMENINREQAEGSLPSEVRDKSLQMKLIPIKGKTMDSKQTRVLLEDHRNVGLILKVEHPPVLGSDGFHTYNEESVVYSILLDGTQLDNSNTQALPKDIVFLRFSLSREEIFYARKCHFFLTDVILDSIRQKDPKEITAKIMTLVNRLWTQQLTPKEFVADLLNTEYFKGDRKIHEELLKWVEFTLPFAWKYSRCLDLLIQRGLARCVSYFALEM